The following are encoded together in the Kingella negevensis genome:
- a CDS encoding HigA family addiction module antitoxin: MNPLSSAESIHAGIILKSELAARGWTQNDLADIINRPPKTINQIITGKMGITADTAMQLSYALGISAETWLNLQSRYQLSLLAAESDKYADIPRRAALYQNYPIKDMLKRGWIQAGETLDDLENAIKAFFQIDQIYQPCAFQFAAKQNTAAYMQPISAVNLAWLHRVKQLAKAQITTGKFSIQAAKKAIEQLSALLLSPEEIRHVPRILSESGIRFVLVESLPNSKLDAVCFWLDEQTPVIGLTLRYDRIDNFWFTLRHELEHVLQGDGKSTPILDEDIGIDSNTLPPEEQRANQAAADFCVPSQKLDSYIIRAGAYLFSEQKIKAFAGVNKIHIGLVVGQLHNRTGKYQQLRKHLIPIRPFILNGSTYDGWGLTYEVE; this comes from the coding sequence ATGAATCCATTATCATCAGCCGAGTCAATACATGCAGGCATCATTTTAAAAAGCGAATTAGCCGCACGAGGCTGGACGCAAAACGACCTTGCCGACATCATTAACCGCCCACCTAAAACCATTAACCAAATCATCACAGGCAAAATGGGGATTACTGCCGACACCGCCATGCAGCTTTCCTATGCTTTGGGTATTTCAGCCGAAACATGGCTTAATTTGCAATCGCGCTATCAGCTTTCGCTTTTAGCGGCAGAAAGCGATAAATACGCCGATATCCCACGTCGTGCCGCTTTGTATCAAAACTACCCTATCAAAGATATGCTCAAACGTGGTTGGATTCAAGCAGGAGAAACTTTGGACGATTTAGAAAACGCCATAAAAGCATTTTTCCAAATCGACCAAATTTATCAACCTTGCGCCTTCCAATTTGCAGCCAAACAAAACACCGCTGCTTATATGCAACCCATTAGCGCAGTCAATTTAGCATGGCTGCACCGTGTCAAACAGCTTGCAAAAGCGCAAATTACCACAGGCAAATTCAGTATTCAGGCAGCAAAAAAAGCGATTGAACAACTCTCCGCTTTACTACTCTCACCCGAAGAAATCCGCCATGTGCCACGCATTTTGTCAGAAAGCGGTATCCGTTTTGTATTGGTAGAAAGTTTGCCCAATAGCAAATTAGATGCCGTATGCTTTTGGTTGGACGAGCAAACCCCCGTCATTGGCTTAACCCTACGATACGACCGCATAGACAATTTTTGGTTTACCCTACGCCACGAGTTGGAACATGTTTTACAAGGCGACGGCAAATCCACACCTATTTTAGATGAAGATATTGGCATAGACAGCAATACGCTACCACCCGAAGAGCAACGAGCCAACCAAGCTGCGGCGGATTTTTGCGTACCCAGCCAAAAACTAGACAGCTACATTATCCGCGCAGGAGCTTATTTATTTTCCGAGCAAAAAATCAAAGCCTTTGCAGGAGTTAATAAAATTCACATCGGATTAGTAGTGGGGCAGTTGCACAACCGAACAGGCAAATACCAACAGCTACGCAAACACCTTATCCCTATTCGTCCATTTATCTTAAACGGCTCAACCTATGACGGTTGGGGCTTAACTTATGAGGTTGAATAA
- a CDS encoding helix-turn-helix domain-containing protein, translating to MALTAFGKAVRKARIDAGETLLSMAQQLGVTPAFLSGMETGRKKIPAEWARKIAAFFHERNVQVDDLSQLANVSNEAIPVDGLPLQQQMLLAGFAKTAMTDEQLNAFAKFLAEIHQQETN from the coding sequence ATGGCTCTTACTGCTTTTGGAAAGGCTGTGCGAAAAGCGCGGATTGATGCAGGGGAAACTTTGTTGAGCATGGCGCAACAGCTTGGCGTTACCCCTGCTTTTTTAAGTGGCATGGAAACAGGGCGCAAAAAAATTCCCGCTGAATGGGCGAGAAAAATTGCTGCTTTTTTCCATGAGCGGAATGTGCAGGTTGATGATTTGTCACAACTGGCAAATGTTTCTAATGAAGCTATCCCTGTGGATGGGCTGCCATTGCAGCAACAAATGTTGTTGGCTGGGTTTGCTAAAACAGCAATGACGGATGAGCAGCTAAACGCATTTGCAAAATTTTTAGCGGAAATCCATCAACAGGAGACAAATTGA